A window from Megalobrama amblycephala isolate DHTTF-2021 linkage group LG21, ASM1881202v1, whole genome shotgun sequence encodes these proteins:
- the LOC125257168 gene encoding endothelin-3 — protein sequence MANVSLIHLGILLFIGLTVAMANGFSSFHEDALVKNTAKDLIKVSSATPKQFGDSANKPGACYFCQLLKPRRRAKRCTCYTYKDKECVYYCHLDIIWINTPERTVPYGMSSYRGSQRVRRSAEGSAGGQRCACALHSDQECTTFCSQSRGRST from the exons ATGGCCAATGTGTCATTAATACATTTGGGAATTTTGctttttattggactaacagtCGCAATGGCCAACG gctTTTCCTCGTTTCATGAAGATGCGCTCGTGAAAAACACCGCGAAGGATTTAATTAAAGTATCAAGTGCGACTCCTAAGCAGTTTGGTGATTCTGCTAATAAACCTGGAGCGTGTTATTTCTGCCAGCTCCTAAAACCACGGAGGAGAGCCAAGAGATGCACATGTTACACCTACAAAGACAAGGAGTGTGTTTACTACTGTCACCTGGacatcatctggatcaacacaCCAGA GCGCACTGTCCCATATGGCATGTCAAGTTATAGAGGCTCCCAGCGGGTACGGCGTTCTGCTGAGGGCAGCGCAGGAGGTCAGCGCTGCGCGTGTGCTTTACACAGCGACCAAGAGTGCACCACTTTCTGCAGTCAGAG